From a single Nicotiana tabacum cultivar K326 chromosome 8, ASM71507v2, whole genome shotgun sequence genomic region:
- the LOC107786595 gene encoding asparagine synthetase [glutamine-hydrolyzing] 2 isoform X2, with protein MSNSPTLTWMSLLHCQGSLRQQYGLAKSANEVVLMIEEYKVLRDRAPYPPSHVVGHLQGNFAFIVFDKSTSTLFVASDQFGKVPLYWGITTDGYVAFANDANLLKGACGKSLASFPQGCFFSTAVGELRSYENPKNKITAVPATEEEIWGAKFMDEHR; from the exons ATGTCCAACTCGCCTACACTCACATGGATGAGTCTGCTTCACTGCCAAG GGAGTTTGAGACAACAATATGGCCTTGCCAAGTCGGCAAATGAGGTGGTATTGATGATTGAAGAATACAAGGTTCTTCGTGATCGGGCACCTTACCCTCCGAGTCATGTCGTTGGTCACCTTCAAGGCAATTTTGCATTTATCGTTTTCGACAAGTCCACTTCTACATTGTTTGTAGCTAGT GATCAATTCGGTAAGGTACCTCTCTATTGGGGAATCACTACTGACGGATATGTGGCCTTCGCCAATGATGCCAATTTGCTTAAAGGTGCTTGTGGCAAATCACTTGCGTCGTTCCCTCAAG GGTGTTTCTTCTCTACAGCAGTTGGAGAATTAAGAAGCTATGAGAACCCCAAAAACAAGATCACTGCCGTTCCTGCTACTGAGGAAGAAATATGGGGCGCCAAATTTATG gatgagcacagatga
- the LOC107786595 gene encoding uncharacterized protein LOC107786595 isoform X1 — MSNSPTLTWMSLLHCQGSLRQQYGLAKSANEVVLMIEEYKVLRDRAPYPPSHVVGHLQGNFAFIVFDKSTSTLFVASDQFGKVPLYWGITTDGYVAFANDANLLKGACGKSLASFPQGCFFSTAVGELRSYENPKNKITAVPATEEEIWGAKFMVSDTYLQIIHNFLIF, encoded by the exons ATGTCCAACTCGCCTACACTCACATGGATGAGTCTGCTTCACTGCCAAG GGAGTTTGAGACAACAATATGGCCTTGCCAAGTCGGCAAATGAGGTGGTATTGATGATTGAAGAATACAAGGTTCTTCGTGATCGGGCACCTTACCCTCCGAGTCATGTCGTTGGTCACCTTCAAGGCAATTTTGCATTTATCGTTTTCGACAAGTCCACTTCTACATTGTTTGTAGCTAGT GATCAATTCGGTAAGGTACCTCTCTATTGGGGAATCACTACTGACGGATATGTGGCCTTCGCCAATGATGCCAATTTGCTTAAAGGTGCTTGTGGCAAATCACTTGCGTCGTTCCCTCAAG GGTGTTTCTTCTCTACAGCAGTTGGAGAATTAAGAAGCTATGAGAACCCCAAAAACAAGATCACTGCCGTTCCTGCTACTGAGGAAGAAATATGGGGCGCCAAATTTATGGTTAGTGATACGTATCTGCAGATTAttcataattttttaattttttga